GAGCGCGGCAAGCGCCGCGAAACACACGAGCACGCCGCCGAGATAGGCGAAGCCCTGCTGCCAGTGCCCGCCTTCCGCCTTCTTGGCGAAGCCGAGCGCCTTGATCGCGAGCACGGGAAACACGCACGGCATGAGGTTCAGGATCGCGCCGCCGAGGAACGCGAACAGGATGGCGAGCGCGACGCTCGACACTGCGCCTTCGTCCGCAGCGGGGCGGTCGCCGACAACCGCCTCACCGGCGGATGGTGCGGCACGCTCGGCGATGCCGCCGTCGCCAGACCCGCCGCCCTCGGCGAGCTTCGCGGGCGCGCCGAGCGCCGCACCGTCCGGCCCGCGCGCTGCGGATATCACATAGCCCTTGCGCTCGCCGCCCTTCGTGAGGGCCAGCACACCTTCCAGCTTGTCGGGCGTCTCTTTCGTCTCGCCCTGCTTCAGGTCGAGCGTGAGCTTGCCGCCGTCGAGCGCCATTTTTTGAGGGGCCGAGTTGGAAACCGCGCCCCACCCGAGCGGGAAGAAGCGTGCATCCGTCGTGCCGTTGAGGAGTGAAGCGTCCGCGCTGACGGTCAGCCGAAGCTCTTCTTTGGCAGCGTTCACCGAATAGGACGCCGAACCCGGAAGCGGCACCGGCACCGTCGCGCGGGCCTTCGCGATGGCCGCCGCGTGTTCCGACGGCGCGGCAGCACCCGCCGCAGCCACGGGAAGCGTCAATCGGACTTCGCTCTCTTCCGGGACGCAAATGTCCTTGCAGACGAGATAATTGACCTTCGCCCCGAGCGTCACGTTGTCGCCGGCGGCATCCTTCGGCACGACGATGTCGGTGAGAAGCAGAAGGTCTCCGCTGTAGCCATAGTCGACGAGCGGCGTAATCGGGATGACATCGGGCAGCGGCCACTGAATCGGACCGGCTTCGAAGCCCTGCGGCAAAGTCCAGGCGATGGACGTCGGCTCGCCGGAATCGCCCGGATTGATCCAGTAGGTGTGCCATTCGGGCTCGATCCGCTCGCGCACGGCGACGGTGACCGTCTGGCCGGGGACGACGGCGGTCTGCTCCGACAGAAGATCGAGCTCGACATGCTTCCTGGGCGCGGCTTCCACGGCCGTGAGCCCAGCAAGAACGAGGCAGGCCATGAGAAGGCCCGGCACGGATTTCGATTTCCAGCGTATCATTCGCACCCGCTTGCGGTTGAGGCTCGCGGCAAGGCCACGGCGCCCAACCGGTCAGATAGTCTTCCATAACACGCAAGATCAAGGGGGGCGACGTTGCGAGGCATGGCCGGGGCTCAGGAAGGGCGCGCTCGCGCTTTTCCGAGGCAGGCGGACGCCGCCTGCGGCTTCCTGCCGGAAACCCCGGAAAGCGCCTCAAATTCGCCCCAAAAAACCCGAAACCGTCTCTTGCTTAGGCGGGGTAAAAATATTTGTATCCGGTCTTGAACGGACACCTTGTCGTGGCGCCGTCCGGTCGCATT
This genomic window from Rhodomicrobium lacus contains:
- a CDS encoding protein-disulfide reductase DsbD family protein yields the protein MIRWKSKSVPGLLMACLVLAGLTAVEAAPRKHVELDLLSEQTAVVPGQTVTVAVRERIEPEWHTYWINPGDSGEPTSIAWTLPQGFEAGPIQWPLPDVIPITPLVDYGYSGDLLLLTDIVVPKDAAGDNVTLGAKVNYLVCKDICVPEESEVRLTLPVAAAGAAAPSEHAAAIAKARATVPVPLPGSASYSVNAAKEELRLTVSADASLLNGTTDARFFPLGWGAVSNSAPQKMALDGGKLTLDLKQGETKETPDKLEGVLALTKGGERKGYVISAARGPDGAALGAPAKLAEGGGSGDGGIAERAAPSAGEAVVGDRPAADEGAVSSVALAILFAFLGGAILNLMPCVFPVLAIKALGFAKKAEGGHWQQGFAYLGGVLVCFAALAALLAVLREGSAAFGWGFQFQSPAFVLALAILFFVMGLSLSGVVSFGGGLMSAGDSLARKPGNAGYFFTGVLAAVAATPCTAPFMGAAIGYALTQPVAVLAAVMLGLGIGFAAPVVLLSLSPGLQHILPKPGAWMETLKQVLAFPLYATAAWLVWVLSIQTGSDGVMAAALAFVGVGFAAWLAGKTAYAPLRAKLVAPVLGVAAFALSLSLAETAGSVNMAASAEKAALSGETFTKARLDGLIAEGKPVFVNLTAAWCITCKVNERVALKSEAVADAFAKRGITYLVGDWTSRNHEITDLLHKFGRAGVPLYLFYPGGGAEPRVLPQLLTVGLVLDETKTKAKVAGPSSNKGA